The DNA sequence GCACGGGACGGCGGGGACCATGCAGCTGGGGATGATGCACGACGACTCGGCGAACGGAGGGCGCTCGGCCGGGTCGTCGCAGGCGGGGCCGTCTTGATCGGAGACGAGCTGTGCCGCGGACGCGGGTTTGTCGCTCTTGAGCGAGAGGTCGAAGTCCGTGAGCATCACGTGGCCGTCCGACCGGACGAGGACGTTTTCGGGCTTGAGATCGCGGTAGATGATCCCCAGCATGTGCAGGTACTCAAGCGCGACCACCACTTCCGACGCGTAGAACCTATTCGAACAAGAACGAACCAGAGAAATCTTTAAAAAAACTGACTACATCGTAAGTACAGACAAAGGGGATACATAGAATTCCAAGTCTAGGAAGAATGTCGCATTGTCTGCCACGTTCGAGAAGCTCaataaagaggagagagagagagagagagagagagaatgggcgTAATGACAAACAATCATGAACGGAGGTGGGGTCCATTGCGGGGGTTGCATCATGAACGTTCAAAGCAGGCCAGAGGAGAGGTTTTGGAATCGCCGAGGCACCGTTCGATTACGTTTTTTGGGGTTTCCTTTATGGCATGTCAATTTCTGATAGAGGAAAAAGTGGGGGAATGATGTGAGAAGAATCCGACAATCATGGCCCCCTccccagccaaaaaaaaaaaaatgaataaaaaagtgAGAAAGTGGTGAAGTCTAGGGACGTGACAAAAGATAGATTTTCCAACTTTGCAAGAACTAATTAAGAAATCAAAACTTTAATTATTAGTattctctagagagagagagagagagagagaggctaagGGCAAAGAGTACTAATGTTTTGTCTCTGCGTATTTTGTCACGCCATGCAAAGTCAGTGCATGGCATAATTATTAGTTCGAATTCTGTACTGTTTGATAATTTGAGTGGGCCTCGCACAATccaattcacaaaaaaaaaactttcaatccACCTAATTCTAAATGCACAAATCTCTTTTTGGGAGGCTTGAAAAAACTCCTTAGAagggatttgattttttttttaattaagcatTATTTTTTGGCCAGATCAGAGCTTAAGTATATCAATCATTGAGTGTGGGTgtctcggttttttttttttttttttctttcagagATATTTAGGCCAttttacaaataaaaatcacattttctgTCCGTCTGATCGGAGTATAAAATGTTGGTTGAATGATGTTTTACGTGGAAAAGACAATGAAACGCAAATCACTAGTGCTTCGTCATATATGGCATGTGATTAACATAAGAATTCTTGCTATTTCTAATGCCCTGTCTTTCTCGTGTTATGAGTAATCGGTGCATTCAAAATCACAATATTCCCATAACCATGTACGGCCAAAGAGCGCCCTGGTAGGGCTCTCTTGAACAAAACCCTAACAAAAATCtttttttaggattttggtTAATCAATGACATTGTGAACTTGGTATGCATAGATTCAAGAGAGAtggaaatcaacttttttttaactttaggGCAGAAAGTTTGGAACCAAGAGCCAAATAATTCGTCTGAAGATCCACCAAAACTGGTAATAGAGCGGCAATCATtgcagaagaagaggaggagctgaCCTTTACTCTGTACTTTCCTGGATCAGATGGTGGCATTTATTATGATTCACAGTGCACGACAGACACGACTTAATTCATTTATTTGTGGACCTCCCCTTGATTGTTCATCATCTTTCGTTCATCACGCTATTTCGCAATAATgccaagggggaaaaaaaaaaaagaagagaaattcaaattcaaatcgaAACGAGTTTGTAATGTAGTTCCATTTCTGGGATTGTGTCGGGTTGTTCAGACGTTTTAGAGAGGTCAAGAGATCATGTTTACGTGAATTTATAACGAGTTTCTACGTACCGGACAGCCGATTCGCCGAACCGTCTCTCCGGTTGCCGTTGCCGGCGGACGTGGAGGTCCCCGCCGGGGCAGAACTCGGTCAGCAAGCAAGACCACCTCGGACAATCCAGCGTGGCGTAGAGAGTGGGCAAGAAGGGGTGGTCCAGCATTTCCAGGATCTCCCTCTCTATCCTCGCCCGGCCTTCCTTGTTCCGGCCGGCCAGTTCCTTCCTGTCCATCACCTTGGCGGCGAACATGCACTCCCCGCCGCCCTTCAGCTTCGCCAGGTACACGCTCCCGATGTCGCCGCTCCCGAGCCTGTACATGAACCGGAGGTCGCCGAGGCCGAGCTTGGAGCCGTCGCGGGCCTCCCTCGCGCGCTGGATAGCGTCCCGGCACGGGTCGTCGGAGGGCGCGTGCGCGTGGGGCTTGAAGGACGAGGCGGAGACGAAGCTCGAGGCGGTCCACGTCGTCTCGGACCCCGAACTCGGGCTACGCTTTACGGTATCCACCGCTGACACGGCAGAATTGAAGCTGAGGCTCCGTAGGTCATCGGCCGAGTCGTCGGCGCATGGTCGGTTCGCGTCGGTCGAGGCGGCGGCCGCGGCCGGCGGAGCGGTGGCCATAGGTGGTGGTGAGGCCACCCCGCCCCTAGTAGAGATATGGAACTTGATTGACGAGAGGCGCGGAGAGATTACAATTGAATGGAACTGTGTTGAGAGCGGGTAAGCAACCAAAGGAGATAAGATGTTTTTGAAGAGTGGGGGAATGGGAAGGGGCATGGGCCGGCAAAATCAAGCTATGCCACGTGGCTCGCTTTCGTGTGGCGAGGACCCACGTGTGGGCCCAACAGCTGGATATTAatttaacattttatttttagcCTTTTCCCCATctttatttacctttttttttccctataggTGGGCCAAGTGGGGGTGCCCTAAATTTGGCCAATTATACTTTAATGctattgaaaatcaaaatctcaCAATCAAAGCAGAACATATCTCGGATACTGTGCGGCATTTGGGTTGAAACATtcgttaattcttttttttttttaaggtggaTTAAGGGCAAAGTCAAGATCATATGATTGTTGTCATTACATGTAGTCCAGCCAAGATCTCTGTGGATTAGTTTATGAAGGCGTTTGACTGGCACTGTGGTGTGTCCAGAAAAAGGGGTGTTAAGACATTTGCATGCCTTGTCAAATTCTTGCTGCGTATAATCTCTTTTGATACAATTTGGATTCTTCTGAGATAGCCACATATATTCAAGGAAAAGTGATAATTGTTTGGGATATACTTTCCAACTGTTTCTAGCATTTTGCCAGCAAGTTGTTATAACTAGTAACAACAAGATTATGTCTATTATAGGAATTTGCTATACTAATAGTGAATCCGACCTACTTACCTTGTAGTGTGGCTAATCCATGcactcataaattttttttcctcaatcaCTAAAAAAACACGAGATaagtaagtcctaaaactttatcatcaaagtgtaattgagtcataaaattcgAGAGCCACCGGATCTGGCTAGGTTCTACGGTCGACGAGGGCCGTTGGCCATCGCCCCACCATCATTAGCCGTTTCCAATGATGGTGGGGAGGCTGCAACGAAGGCCCAAGCCCTCGTTTggtttcctttttattattgtttagatttagttttgttttttcaatctaAACTTAAGTTTTATGTTAAGAAATCATATATGTATCGTTTTAGCCTTATACTTCATGTTCGGCTATGTCAGTTGAACgtaagagggaaaaaataataaaaaatttcgacagTACTTTTTGATGGCCAAGTTGAACGGAGTTATCTAAAGaacttgatttcatcaatttaacaagttttagaacttgattacactttttaaaagtttttaaactcaattacactttaaTGACAAATTCTAGGGCTTTCAATACACTTATCCTAGAGAATATTTAGTGAGGCATTATATGCGAATGCTTAAGATTCGTGACAATGTTATCCCAAGCCTTGAACAAACTTATTTGGAATCAGTTCTTTGATTTTCCATCATATTTTAATAGATTTTCTGAGGCCGAATTGATACTACAAGATATTGTTGGTTTCCCTTTTAGCTCTTTCCCCCTTTATTCTTTTCATCTTTCTGAATGCCTATTCCCTGCTCGTTCTTCGGATTTGCCTTTCTCCCTTCTCGATCATTTGGGGAAAGGCATAATCACGGGTTTGATGCGCCTAAAAAACAAGGGAGTGGGATTAGTGAATTGATTAATTTGTGTGAATTTGTCTAAATATGTtacaaaattgtaaaaatgtAGTTTATCTTCTTCGTAAAATTCATGATGTTACGTTTTGTTCCAAACCCTAGAGTAGTGGATGCATCCCCGTAATTTCGAGGCACTTGGTGGTCTAAATCCCCTCATTCGGAAATTTCAAGACTTTGTT is a window from the Rhodamnia argentea isolate NSW1041297 chromosome 8, ASM2092103v1, whole genome shotgun sequence genome containing:
- the LOC115738262 gene encoding serine/threonine-protein kinase D6PKL2-like, which gives rise to MATAPPAAAAASTDANRPCADDSADDLRSLSFNSAVSAVDTVKRSPSSGSETTWTASSFVSASSFKPHAHAPSDDPCRDAIQRAREARDGSKLGLGDLRFMYRLGSGDIGSVYLAKLKGGGECMFAAKVMDRKELAGRNKEGRARIEREILEMLDHPFLPTLYATLDCPRWSCLLTEFCPGGDLHVRRQRQPERRFGESAVRFYASEVVVALEYLHMLGIIYRDLKPENVLVRSDGHVMLTDFDLSLKSDKPASAAQLVSDQDGPACDDPAERPPFAESSCIIPSCMVPAVPCLHPRRRRKKKPGGPRGSLEIVAEPVNIRSMSFVGTHEYLAPEIVLGEGHGSAVDWWTLGVFVFEMFYGATPFKGIDNELTLANIVARALEFPKEPSVPGPAKDLIAQLLIKDPARRMGSTMGATAIKHHQFFDGVNWALLRCTKPPYIPRPIDYKDFVKADSSADNSMEYY